The genomic stretch TCCCCGTGACATGCTAACTGTGTTGTTTGGATTGAATTCAAATTCTAATATCCATTCTAAATTATAGCTATGGTAACGGCAGTAACGTTGATTTTATAGAGGCCCGTGTGTCTGGTGGAGCTACTgagtctattcaactgatctgcTGGAAATCTAAAGatttgctgccatctccagcattAGCCAATGACTGTTAACGCGggtttttgtgtatttgtgtctAAGAGCATGAGGGAGGAGCCAGTTTTAGAATGCTTCAAAAGACTGTGGTTTGTAGATCCTCTGCTGTTTTGGACCATTTCaacaacagttttgttttagCCCTGTGCAATAGATAAGAAAGGCTGTGTTGTCTAGcaaccatgtgtgtgtgtttttttttttttttttttttttttttttaaatttatttatttatttttatactctgTAACCTGAATTGATGAAACTGTGGGAGGCACAGGTGTTTTTGTAAGAACTTTATCACAAAATCGATTTCAAAGTTAAAGGTGGGAGGGGGAACTAAAAGcctgttttatcatttttaatattcTTATTTCCTGGATCAGCCACTCGTAACCGCGAATTGCAACAAAGTCTATCTAAAGGTACACTCATATACGTGTAGAAAACACATCCTGCTCTAGGTGTGAGGTTGTTAAGTATTTGAACAGGATGTGTGCAGAACGTGCTGCTGAATCCCAGATGCAATCAGCTTTATATAGTGAAGCAACttatatttttttgcaagaaGACTCCATGCTGCCCCTTTGAAAATGCCACATGGTAGAGATTGTAATTTTTAGATTAGCCAACATGGCTATTAACTGAGTTAGTTGTTCTCATTTTGGGGTTTTTATTTGCTTGTAAACTAGACTGAACTTTCCACTCGTGTTTGACATTGCTCTGTATAAGTAAATGGCGGTGGTGAGGGGGTTCCTTTGGGCTGTACAATATCAGAGAGTGAGCCTTTCAAAATCTCTTTTTAACGCTGTTGTGAAAAGTGATTCtgtttttgattgtttggaaACAGGAAAGAAACGCAGATCGCCTGAGAGTGAAAGCCCAGACCAAGGAAGATTGGAACCAAACGAATCTCCGGCAGGTAGGCTCAGCACTACAATACAAGGCATTTGGTAGCTTGATGAAGCAAATACTGCATATTTCAAAGTCTTGCCATCATGGCTAATTTTAGAAGCCGTATGAAGTTGTCTGTATAAGTAGTATGTTTAAAGATGCTACACAGCAGTAATACCCTGTTCAGTCcttgtttaaaatgtcttgctgtaTTTGTCATTTTCTTGCTTTCATCTTAGAAGATCAATCTGTATAaagtttttgaataaaaaaaaaagacttgattaATACCAGGCGTGTTTACTTGCAACTTGGGTTTAACTGTTTAACAGCCAATTGTGCCTTAATTTTGTTTCCGACTTTATGATTTTAAGATTAGTTTCTCATAGTTTCAACGCTAAAGTGGCTGAGTTTAACAAGAAAactatttattgaaaaataaacttccaAATCACAGTTGCTTTGTGTGCAGTctcttttaaaagcacatttaaaatcgCTTTTGCTTTGTGTGCTGTctcttttaaaagcacattttctaaTTGTGTATGTTGAAATAATATCTAGACAGAGGAGATGCTCGTTCTGTTTGTTATCAATAGATATGTACAGGATAGCTTTTCAGATGCCTAGTTTAAGAGGATCCTAAATGACTGCAGATAAATGCATATGAAACTGATATACCCTTCGGAACAAGGTTTATACTTACAACAGCGCTTGCAGCAACAAATGCTTGCAAACTGTTTCATAGTTTTATTAATGTCCCATATGTAGGTGCATTGGAGGAACTTTGCTATAGGTCAGCAGTTGTGTATGTTGTTCTCGCCCCATTATGAAGGCGTACCCAAGTTCTTAAATCGATCCAACAAACCGTTGCTGAAAATCCGTTGCTATTTCTTTATAATGCATAGTGAAATAAGGATAATTAAACCATAGCTGAATTTAATAATGATTCTATATATGTGGTGATTTACAGAAAAGTATTGTCGGACAGGAGAGCTACCATATGACATGACCCCGCGGGAACATCTGCGGAAGATGTCTGCACTGGGAGAGCAGGGCAGCTTGGAGGAGAAGCACTGGTACCGGCTTGTCAATGGCATGATGGCAGGAGGTGAGCAACACCAAGTAGCTTTATGGCAGTGGCAACCGCCCTGGCACATAGATGTGTTTTCTTAAGTGAGAGAGCATAATAGCTACTTGTTcctaaatgtaaaatacaaatgtatcaaTTTGTACACTTACAATGATTgagagcacagtgtaatacatgtATGGCTTTATCTGCTTCAGTACTGCAGAATTCTAGGTTAAGTCAATTGGTGCTACAGGACCACCCCTTGATATTCAAACTCCTGTTTATGTGCGATTGTGAAGCTGTTGTGGTGTTTTGTTGCAAGCCCTTTCTAAATTGAATATGGAATTGGACCCCTGCTGCACGTGGTAATGGTGTTCTGACTCTTGTTGTGTTGCTTGGCAGAGCTACGGCAGCGACAGGAGATGCTGATGAGGACCCAGATGACCATGAACCCCCAGATGCTAGGCCCCGGGCAGCAGAGGATCCAGGGGATGCCTCCACAGTTTGAGCCACGCTTCATGGACAGGTAATTGAAAAGATATGTGCCGTAGAATCTGTTGTACCTTCCCATTTCCAAAGCAGTCCCAAGCATCTGTGTTCAGTGTGGGCATTCTTTCAGGTGTTCTAGTGTTGCCTGCGAGTCAAGGCACTCCAAAGCCAGCTCGAACTACCCCCATGAAATGGATCAATTCAATATGATTTATGTAGGATATTGGGTAAATCGTTGTGTAACGTTTACACAAATCCGATGGAAACCGGTTTGAATTGATCCATTTTGTAGAACGTCAAAACCcattctgttttctttatttccatGATTGTTCTACAGGGATCTAGTTCCTGCCTCTGAAATGGTTCCCTCTGAGGCGAGGCAGAGGCACATGGGTTCTCACCTGGGAGCTCCCCTCCCTCCACACTCCAACATGGTTCAGGGCCGGGGCTTTCCTGGGGCAGGTAACCTCATACTCTCTAACATTACGAAAACTGAAAACATTATTTCCGTTAACTGCAGCCACGAAAAGTAGGGTTATGTGCAATTTACAATATAGTGGGAGACTTGGAAACAGGCACAGTATACTAAAAGGAAGTACATCCTTTACGCTGTGTATCACAGAGGTTAACAAGGTTTTCTAACACAGGTCAACAaagttacagtatataaaagtaaTGTGGGAAACCTTTGACCTCCCTGTCAGAGTTCTCAGTTGATCTGTAGCCATTAAACACAATAATGCTGAATtttgaaacactaaaagaaacgttATTTATTCGGACTAATGTTTAACGACATTGAACAAGACCTTCTAGTCACTGTTTGACATTGAATTGATtgagtttgttttagtatttctaaagtcCTTAAGACCCATGTGACGTTTTCATTGTTTACATGGTGGGAGTAAAATCGGTAGTCcagatttatttacttatttgttaattttttaccTGCAGGTTATGGTTTCGTACCTTCAGAGTCGATGGATTCTGTAGCCCGTCGGCAGGAGTTGATTCACAAGCAAAACATGGCCAGGTATGGCAGCGAATTTAGAATCTGATCTGAATTTGGATTCTGCAcctaaaagtttttaaaaattttttataaACCGATTGTGATCTCTGACCTATAGCAGCAGGTAAACCAGTTTTCAATTCGCCTTGGCCAAGGAGAAGTTTTACCTTTTACAAATATGAAACCAAGCATTTCTTTGTTTCCCAGGATGGAGATGAATGCCATTCTTCATCAGAAGGAACTGGAGAGCGCCCACCAGAAGGGTTTGGTGGGAATGGAAACTCCGTTGCTGTATCCTGGGATTCCGGCCAATGCCGTGACATTCCGAGGCAGGCAGAGGCTTCCTGAAGACCACCTGCCCAATAATATGTTAGTCCATCGTACCACTTTGGATGAGCTTCAGGGCAGTGCTTTGCTCATGTCTGCCAACCCCTACCCTCCAGTCGGCACCCTGCAAAGGGAAAGAGGGCGTAGATCCGGAAGGAGGGCATCCAATCAGAAGAGCATGGACTGCAATACTGTTGGCCCCAAGAACCAATCGGAAGACAAGAACCCGGATCAAACCACAGGGACTTTGGGGGAAGAGAAGGAAGCAGAGGTTAAAGGAGAGTCTGAGAACGAGACCACAAACAAACCAGACCAGGCTAAAATGGGGGTTGATTTGTCATCCAGTGGTGGGAAAGGTTACAAAGACTATGATCAGGGCCTGCGAAAGAACAGCAATGACACTTGTCCAGAACCTACCGGCTGCAACACTGTATGCAGCGAAAGTGATAAAGACCTGCCCAATCCTTGCTCAGCTTTCCATGAGAAATACATGTACCCCACAGCCAACCCTCTTTCCAACTTGTCATATGGGTTCCCTCTGCCTGGAAACGGACTTCTACCTCCTGGTAGGTGCAGAGTTCATGTTGTCCCCTAGTCCATGGTCAGCAGTTCATTTTTTTGAATGACCATTACATTTTTACTTATCATCCATCAACGGCTAAAAATTATCATTACATTAtcatattctctttttttttttttttttttttttttttttttttttaagtcctatGCTTGTTCTGCATTTGAAGATGAGAGGatagttgttttagtttttttagattttattattttgatttgaataatTATCATTGCTGAAAATAGACTATTTCTTTTAATGGTATGTAGAAACACTTAACCTTAAACAGGCTGTTATTAATGGTTGTGAAAGCAACAGGTAACAAACTTATTTGACTTGAGGTGCCAGATGCTCAAACACACTCTGGCAAACTCACCTTGTTCTgcgtccactagagggagctatTGAGCTGGAACCAAGATACCACTGTTGTACTGCACTTGGCAGTTTGTGTGAAATGGTAAATGTATAACGGTGTACAATAGACACTATAGGCTTGAAATGAATGACAGTGAGTTGAAGAAACAATTGATCCATTATTAGGgttaagattttagttttttttttttttttttaatgcttttgtttcttttaggtGCTCACAGTGTTTTTCTTAATGGGGATCAAATGTCTTCTATTGAAGACATCCGTAAGTGGACGGTGGAAGATGTGTTTAGCTTCATTAACAGCATCCCAGGGTGCTCAGAATACGCACAGGTACATTGGTTTTCTTCATTCTTGTATTCATTTGTGGATTCTCtaggttttttttatgtatgttaaagattttaaaatgcttCAATATACCACTTTTCATTTCACTGTTAGTCGCTCATGCTTCATGTTCTAGTCTGAGAGTCGTTTTCTACTAAGAACTGTGACAGCATTTCCTGTGCAGTTCAATAGCGTTGGAACTTTTTGtaaaaaacggtaaaaaaaaaaaaggtaggaaaatttatttaaacaaaatagtgacttttttttttaatcaaggctTATTTGTCAATGTAGACATTCAAGGACCACATAATCGATGGCGAGACCCTTCCACTGCTTACAGAAGAGCATCTTCTAGACACTCTAGGTCTGAAACTGGGGCCCGCTCTGAAAATCCGATCACAGGTACAGAGCCCTCTGTTGCTggttcatgttttgtttgctttcagACTAGGCCGCTGCTGCAGTGCGTTGTCTAGCAACTCCTCGAGGCTGTGTATCCTATGAAACATATGTTTTGTCAGTgactttctaaataaaaaaaacttcctACCAAAGATTTATAAATAACTGCAGTATTTAAGACTGCTTTGATATGTTAAATGTAAGTATCGTGGAAACTCTATTAAGATTATTCTTATTCCTCTGTTACACTGATAGCATTTTACATGAAAAACCAATGTGAGAGCTGACATTTTCAATGACtacttagtgttttttttttttttgtcaactgcACATTTAATATAACTGGTTGTCAATGAAAAAAATTCTGGAATGTTAAAACTATTTTGAACCAGTTTCTAAAATTCATGCCAGTCTCCTATCTGCTTGTGGTCCTTGCTGTAGGTATCTCGGAGATTGGGCAACATGTTTTACATGATGAACCTCCCCCTCTCAGCTCCCTTGCAGTCTACCCTGGAGAAGCCTGCCGACCAGTCCTCTGAGGTGAACTCCCCAGTCAACtgcagcagcagtgtggagctctTAGGAAGCCCCTGCTCAAGGGAATTGGAAAGGACAAAACCCCCAGAGCAGCCTGCTGCACCAGAAAACAGTGAAACAGCAGCATGAATCCAGAAGAACCAGAACTCGTGGGGAAGGGAGGCTGCATTAAATAAACCATGGGACTGTTGAGCTGGATTCAACACCTGTTAGTTTGCTATcattttgtgtaaatatatttgtttttttaaacattttagattAGCATGTGTGGCCTTGGTTTACtaagtttcattttattttcttaactgtATTTTTATCAAATGGGGCATTTGCCAGTGACAGATGGTTTTTATGTACTATTTTGAAAACTCACTTTTTGACTGTTTTGGATATTAACTGAAGCAAATCTCAAATCTTCCTGTCTGCCTTTTGGAGATGTATTAAATTTAGAGCCACAGTTCAACAATAACACCGTGGCTTTGTACTGCCACATTCTGATAACAGATTGTTGTATTTTTGAAATATCCAAATAACCACATATCTTTATTGTCTTTtggtatattttaattgttttgtataataaattCAGTTTGTGCAGCATGTCTTATTTTTTCCCCAAGAAGGTGACTTTCTGTTAATTTTGCATTCTAGTAATATTATAATATAGcacattaatcattttaataaaaaaaaaaaatgaataagaaaatgtaagaacgagaggaggtcattgtGCCCCTCtaagctcatctggttcctactggctgattgatctcagaactt from Polyodon spathula isolate WHYD16114869_AA chromosome 11, ASM1765450v1, whole genome shotgun sequence encodes the following:
- the LOC121323331 gene encoding sterile alpha motif domain-containing protein 11-like isoform X2, with product MPEVKQETQPQDEAFHPLDEDSCSEVTRPFLPQGTHRFPAAAVISPHLGTTVLGMPPPPTSACHPIRHISLGNQPLQQEDRSFGIWGSHFDENQVAFTGPTTVHDIGFPLVHVGNGTEKTIENPENCYADKKNAPLLPRKPISPCDMLDPGPYPGIYCTIPGYSAPDKLGCWPGQQGTYYPELKSLFPVCGSSTNESNSNTDLPKTQSAEKQKTHSEKPSPPLTPSHEKHTPSYPVTGFEKQTSCTGYLEKKCPHPGMLCITPPMGYCDKQEGYPLHAETFPPYPVLHGFPYPWLPYPHFPDKIMGYQTLEVPGCESLALDCSVEGHAFSLDVLYDSGEPCVRVECGENHAYLYLTRLCQGSRGLSIQYKGMWLTPNEFQSTCGRENAKDWKRSIKHKGKNLKWLISRGLMGTHPPACDHIGCDVYQSEERDPATEQTAVFSGLPGREGTPNTEGVDKKQEDKQCLGGNQTRLLDGGVQRVKRQQDDSGLKKNPADRLPETTGKKRRSPESESPDQGRLEPNESPAEKYCRTGELPYDMTPREHLRKMSALGEQGSLEEKHWYRLVNGMMAGELRQRQEMLMRTQMTMNPQMLGPGQQRIQGMPPQFEPRFMDRDLVPASEMVPSEARQRHMGSHLGAPLPPHSNMVQGRGFPGAGYGFVPSESMDSVARRQELIHKQNMARMEMNAILHQKELESAHQKGLVGMETPLLYPGIPANAVTFRGRQRLPEDHLPNNMLVHRTTLDELQGSALLMSANPYPPVGTLQRERGRRSGRRASNQKSMDCNTVGPKNQSEDKNPDQTTGTLGEEKEAEVKGESENETTNKPDQAKMGVDLSSSGGKGYKDYDQGLRKNSNDTCPEPTGCNTVCSESDKDLPNPCSAFHEKYMYPTANPLSNLSYGFPLPGNGLLPPGAHSVFLNGDQMSSIEDIRKWTVEDVFSFINSIPGCSEYAQTFKDHIIDGETLPLLTEEHLLDTLGLKLGPALKIRSQLPCSLPWRSLPTSPLR
- the LOC121323331 gene encoding sterile alpha motif domain-containing protein 11-like isoform X1, with the translated sequence MPEVKQETQPQDEAFHPLDEDSCSEVTRPFLPQGTHRFPAAAVISPHLGTTVLGMPPPPTSACHPIRHISLGNQPLQQEDRSFGIWGSHFDENQVAFTGPTTVHDIGFPLVHVGNGTEKTIENPENCYADKKNAPLLPRKPISPCDMLDPGPYPGIYCTIPGYSAPDKLGCWPGQQGTYYPELKSLFPVCGSSTNESNSNTDLPKTQSAEKQKTHSEKPSPPLTPSHEKHTPSYPVTGFEKQTSCTGYLEKKCPHPGMLCITPPMGYCDKQEGYPLHAETFPPYPVLHGFPYPWLPYPHFPDKIMGYQTLEVPGCESLALDCSVEGHAFSLDVLYDSGEPCVRVECGENHAYLYLTRLCQGSRGLSIQYKGMWLTPNEFQSTCGRENAKDWKRSIKHKGKNLKWLISRGLMGTHPPACDHIGCDVYQSEERDPATEQTAVFSGLPGREGTPNTEGVDKKQEDKQCLGGNQTRLLDGGVQRVKRQQDDSGLKKNPADRLPETTGKKRRSPESESPDQGRLEPNESPAEKYCRTGELPYDMTPREHLRKMSALGEQGSLEEKHWYRLVNGMMAGELRQRQEMLMRTQMTMNPQMLGPGQQRIQGMPPQFEPRFMDRDLVPASEMVPSEARQRHMGSHLGAPLPPHSNMVQGRGFPGAGYGFVPSESMDSVARRQELIHKQNMARMEMNAILHQKELESAHQKGLVGMETPLLYPGIPANAVTFRGRQRLPEDHLPNNMLVHRTTLDELQGSALLMSANPYPPVGTLQRERGRRSGRRASNQKSMDCNTVGPKNQSEDKNPDQTTGTLGEEKEAEVKGESENETTNKPDQAKMGVDLSSSGGKGYKDYDQGLRKNSNDTCPEPTGCNTVCSESDKDLPNPCSAFHEKYMYPTANPLSNLSYGFPLPGNGLLPPGAHSVFLNGDQMSSIEDIRKWTVEDVFSFINSIPGCSEYAQTFKDHIIDGETLPLLTEEHLLDTLGLKLGPALKIRSQVSRRLGNMFYMMNLPLSAPLQSTLEKPADQSSEVNSPVNCSSSVELLGSPCSRELERTKPPEQPAAPENSETAA